From a region of the Ignisphaera sp. genome:
- a CDS encoding ABC transporter ATP-binding protein yields the protein MSVCIETRSLSVENTEGLKILDDVSIDISCGDFVIVSGPSGGGKSTLLKIFIGIVEAFRNLKVSGYVRVLDVDVLKEGFRKLLGKVGIVFQNPINEIFSLTVEEEIAFPLENMNLEPIEISKRIDRALHIVNIENLRNRLVHELSMGQIQRVVLASVIAMEPQILLLDEPCAYMDPGSKRRFYEYVYSYWRNSNVTVIVVEHDLDYVLGYATKLLILNRRVVAYGNPIDVLSRVRVEDYGIKEPIYIKMCRGFGKSAKSVEEAIDCLKKFICRDRK from the coding sequence ATGTCTGTATGTATAGAAACTAGATCTCTGAGTGTCGAGAATACTGAAGGTCTCAAAATACTGGATGATGTATCTATAGATATATCTTGTGGAGATTTTGTTATAGTTTCAGGACCTAGTGGTGGTGGCAAATCTACTCTTCTAAAGATTTTTATAGGTATTGTTGAAGCTTTTAGAAACCTTAAGGTCTCTGGCTATGTTAGGGTTCTAGATGTAGATGTTCTTAAAGAAGGTTTCAGAAAGCTTTTGGGGAAAGTTGGTATTGTTTTTCAGAATCCTATTAACGAGATCTTTTCTCTAACTGTTGAAGAAGAGATAGCTTTTCCTCTTGAGAATATGAACTTAGAGCCTATTGAGATTAGCAAAAGAATTGATAGAGCTTTACATATTGTTAATATAGAGAATCTCAGAAATAGATTAGTTCACGAACTCTCTATGGGTCAAATTCAGCGTGTTGTCTTAGCTTCTGTAATAGCTATGGAGCCCCAGATACTGTTATTGGATGAGCCTTGCGCCTATATGGATCCAGGATCTAAACGTAGATTTTATGAGTATGTATATAGCTATTGGAGAAACAGTAATGTGACAGTAATTGTTGTAGAACACGATCTAGACTATGTGTTAGGCTATGCTACAAAACTTCTTATACTGAATAGAAGAGTTGTAGCTTATGGTAACCCTATAGATGTTTTAAGCAGGGTTAGAGTTGAAGATTACGGTATTAAAGAACCTATCTATATCAAAATGTGTAGAGGATTTGGAAAAAGCGCTAAAAGTGTTGAAGAAGCAATAGACTGTTTGAAGAAATTCATATGCCGGGATAGAAAATAG